The bacterium genome includes a window with the following:
- the kbl gene encoding glycine C-acetyltransferase codes for MSFSDRARGIYQETLKGISDAGLFKQERFIHSAQAAEIEVEFPAGAAPKRVINMCANNYLGLSSHPEVIRAAHEGLDRRGYGMSSVRFICGTQDIHRELEEKVTAFLGTEATILFPSCMDANAGVFEAILTKDDVMISDRLVHASLIDGIRLCSAMQDTFKHANMEHLEEKLAMHQDKRMRIVITDGVFSMDGDTAPLDRMSALCKQYDAMLLVDDSHATGFIGKTGRGTHEKYGVVGEIDIITTTFGKALGGASGGCVSGRRELVEMCRQRARPYLFSNTIAPVVVSGVLKVLDILSRSTERRDKLERNTAYWRQGLTEAGFVLKDGDTPIVPVMLFNAKLSQDVSRDLFAEGIYAVGFFFPVVAQGQARIRTQISAGHETHHLDKALDAFRKVGKKYGILGKTKQEIVEAYGA; via the coding sequence ATGAGTTTCAGCGATCGCGCCCGCGGCATCTACCAGGAGACGCTCAAAGGCATCTCCGATGCCGGGCTGTTCAAGCAGGAACGGTTCATTCATTCCGCGCAGGCGGCGGAGATCGAAGTCGAATTCCCCGCCGGCGCGGCGCCGAAGAGAGTCATCAATATGTGCGCCAATAACTACCTCGGTCTCTCCAGTCACCCCGAGGTTATCAGGGCCGCCCATGAGGGGCTTGACCGGCGCGGCTATGGCATGTCGTCGGTGCGCTTCATCTGCGGCACACAGGACATCCACCGCGAACTGGAGGAGAAGGTCACCGCCTTTCTCGGCACCGAGGCGACCATTCTCTTCCCGTCGTGCATGGACGCCAACGCCGGCGTCTTCGAGGCGATCCTGACCAAAGACGATGTGATGATTTCCGACCGCCTCGTGCATGCCTCGCTCATCGACGGGATCCGTCTGTGCAGCGCCATGCAGGACACCTTCAAGCACGCCAACATGGAGCACCTCGAGGAAAAATTGGCGATGCATCAGGACAAACGGATGCGGATCGTCATCACCGACGGCGTCTTCTCCATGGACGGCGACACTGCCCCGCTGGACCGGATGTCGGCGCTGTGCAAGCAGTACGACGCCATGCTGCTGGTCGATGACTCCCACGCCACCGGCTTCATCGGCAAGACGGGGAGAGGCACTCACGAGAAGTATGGCGTGGTGGGCGAGATCGACATTATCACCACGACCTTCGGCAAGGCGCTCGGCGGCGCCTCCGGCGGCTGTGTTTCCGGACGCCGCGAGCTGGTCGAGATGTGCCGCCAGCGCGCCCGCCCCTACCTCTTTTCCAACACCATTGCCCCGGTGGTCGTCTCCGGAGTCCTGAAGGTGCTGGACATCCTCTCCCGGAGCACCGAGCGGCGTGACAAGCTGGAGCGCAACACCGCCTACTGGCGGCAGGGTCTAACGGAGGCCGGATTTGTTCTGAAAGACGGGGACACGCCGATCGTGCCGGTCATGCTCTTCAACGCCAAGTTGTCACAGGATGTCTCGCGCGATCTGTTCGCCGAGGGGATTTACGCCGTCGGGTTCTTCTTCCCGGTGGTGGCGCAGGGCCAGGCCCGGATCCGCACCCAGATCTCGGCGGGTCATGAGACCCATCATCTTGATAAGGCCCTGGATGCCTTCCGAAAAGTGGGCAAGAAGTACGGCATCCTTGGCAAAACCAAGCAGGAGATCGTCGAGGCCTACGGGGCATAA
- a CDS encoding acyl carrier protein, with protein sequence MDEMTKVVLEYVKKEYLEEDDDLTPDAPLISSGIVDSFSMVSLKRFLENKYKISIPDDQATPEAFDSVNKIVALVKRFTQ encoded by the coding sequence ATGGATGAGATGACCAAAGTCGTGCTCGAGTACGTCAAGAAGGAATACCTCGAGGAAGATGACGACCTCACCCCCGATGCGCCGCTCATTTCCAGCGGCATCGTGGACTCATTCTCGATGGTGTCCCTGAAGCGGTTTTTGGAGAACAAGTACAAGATTTCGATTCCCGATGATCAGGCCACACCCGAGGCCTTCGATTCGGTCAACAAGATCGTCGCACTGGTCAAGCGCTTCACGCAATAG
- the acsA gene encoding acetate--CoA ligase, translating into MSFNIGSYAERAANFDWSIAERELDYTPGGTINIGWYCTDRICQKGKGQKTALIWEDSSGRQKRYTYHELRRASNTMAAHLRSLGIRDGDRVCLFMDRIPELYVGFLSILKLGAIAQPLFSAFGDESLLVRLRDAGTRAILTQRKHAPKVRKILAQLPELQFIVIVDHDGVKALQERESAFALEQAVPVETFESFPTTAESPSVLHYTSGTTGQPKGVKHVHYSLIAQYLTGKWVLDLRDDDIYWCTADPGWVTGTSYGIIAPFALGVTQCVLDQGFSAEAWYRFIEKHRITVWYSAPTAIRSLMKAGDEIVRKFDLSSLRHLCSVGEPLNAEAVVWSQRVFGRPFHDTYWQTETGAIMISNFPGMPVKAGSMGKAFPGITAAVLDPKTYEPIPGHGKIGLIGFKPGWPSMMRTYWNNEATYQKKFKNGWYLSGDRAKLDEEGYFWFTGRDDDIINTGGHLVSPFEVESALLEHPAVAESAVVAKPDPINLEVVKAFVTLKPGFSPGPDLELDIMNYIRKKLSPLAMPQEIEYVDSLPKTRSGKIMRRVLHAREWGEEIGDTSTLEND; encoded by the coding sequence GTGTCATTCAATATCGGCTCCTACGCGGAACGCGCCGCCAATTTCGACTGGTCGATCGCCGAGCGGGAACTGGACTATACCCCCGGCGGCACCATCAACATCGGCTGGTATTGCACCGACCGTATCTGCCAGAAGGGGAAAGGGCAGAAGACCGCCCTCATCTGGGAGGATTCATCCGGACGCCAAAAGCGCTACACCTATCATGAATTGCGCCGCGCAAGCAACACCATGGCCGCCCACCTGCGCTCGCTGGGCATCCGCGACGGCGACCGGGTCTGCCTGTTCATGGACCGCATCCCGGAGCTCTACGTCGGTTTCCTGTCGATCCTGAAACTGGGCGCGATCGCCCAACCGCTGTTCTCCGCTTTTGGCGACGAGTCCCTGCTGGTGCGCCTCAGGGACGCCGGCACCCGCGCCATCCTGACCCAGCGCAAGCACGCCCCCAAAGTCCGCAAAATCCTGGCGCAGCTGCCTGAATTGCAGTTCATCGTCATTGTCGATCATGATGGCGTAAAGGCCTTGCAGGAGCGCGAGAGCGCCTTTGCGCTCGAGCAGGCCGTGCCGGTCGAGACCTTTGAATCGTTCCCGACCACCGCCGAATCGCCGTCGGTCCTGCACTATACCTCCGGGACCACCGGCCAGCCCAAGGGCGTCAAGCATGTGCACTATTCGCTCATCGCCCAGTACCTGACCGGCAAGTGGGTGCTCGATCTGCGTGACGACGACATCTACTGGTGCACCGCCGACCCCGGCTGGGTGACCGGCACCTCCTATGGCATCATTGCCCCGTTCGCGCTGGGCGTGACCCAATGCGTGCTCGATCAGGGCTTTTCCGCCGAGGCCTGGTACCGCTTCATCGAAAAGCACCGCATCACCGTGTGGTATTCGGCCCCGACCGCGATCCGTTCGCTGATGAAGGCCGGCGATGAGATCGTGCGCAAATTCGACCTCTCGTCGTTGCGCCACCTCTGCAGCGTCGGCGAGCCGCTCAACGCCGAGGCGGTGGTGTGGTCGCAGCGGGTCTTCGGCAGACCCTTCCACGACACATACTGGCAGACGGAAACCGGCGCGATCATGATCAGCAACTTCCCCGGCATGCCGGTCAAGGCCGGCTCGATGGGCAAGGCGTTCCCCGGCATCACCGCGGCGGTGCTCGATCCCAAGACGTATGAGCCGATTCCGGGACACGGCAAGATCGGTCTCATCGGCTTCAAGCCCGGCTGGCCGTCGATGATGCGCACCTATTGGAACAACGAGGCCACTTATCAGAAGAAGTTCAAAAACGGCTGGTATCTCTCCGGCGACCGCGCCAAACTCGACGAGGAAGGGTACTTCTGGTTCACCGGACGCGACGACGATATCATCAACACCGGCGGCCATCTGGTCAGTCCCTTTGAGGTCGAGTCAGCGCTTCTGGAGCATCCGGCGGTGGCCGAATCGGCGGTCGTGGCCAAGCCCGACCCGATCAATCTCGAGGTGGTCAAGGCCTTCGTGACCCTCAAGCCGGGGTTTTCCCCCGGACCCGATCTGGAGCTGGACATCATGAACTATATTCGCAAGAAGCTCTCGCCGCTGGCCATGCCGCAGGAGATCGAATATGTCGACTCGCTGCCCAAGACACGCAGCGGCAAGATCATGCGCCGTGTCCTCCACGCCCGCGAATGGGGCGAGGAGATCGGCGACACCTCGACGTTGGAAAACGACTAA
- a CDS encoding holo-ACP synthase, with protein sequence MIIGLGIDIAEVARFARQLPGLPGLREDLFTPVEIAYCEPKADPASHYAARFAAKEAFLKALGTGWRDGLAFGDIEVAAAESAGPTLSLKGKAASAAAERQVSRIHLSLSHEASHAVAIVILEG encoded by the coding sequence GTGATCATCGGTTTGGGCATCGATATCGCGGAGGTCGCGCGCTTTGCGCGGCAACTGCCCGGTCTGCCGGGACTGCGGGAGGATCTGTTCACGCCCGTTGAGATCGCCTACTGTGAACCGAAGGCCGACCCCGCATCGCATTACGCCGCCCGGTTCGCCGCCAAGGAAGCCTTCCTCAAAGCCCTTGGCACCGGTTGGCGCGATGGCCTCGCCTTCGGCGACATCGAGGTGGCCGCCGCCGAGTCGGCCGGCCCGACATTGAGCCTTAAGGGAAAGGCCGCCAGCGCCGCCGCGGAGCGGCAAGTGAGCCGCATCCATTTGTCGCTGTCGCACGAGGCCTCGCACGCCGTCGCCATCGTCATTCTGGAAGGATAG
- a CDS encoding L-threonine 3-dehydrogenase, translating to MKDILVTGALGQIGSELIVALRQQYGDAHVIATDIRMPADVTLRDSGPFEFLDCVDPNHITRVMQIYKIDTIIHLASLLSAVAETRPNQAWQINVNGLYNMLEAARQYKCALFFPSSIGAFGRSSPKYKTPQDTIQRPETMYGVTKVTGELLCDYYFKRFGVDTRGLRFPGLISYLTEPGGGTTDYAVKIFYAALKHRRYTCYLRSDTSLDMMYMPDALRAVMELMEADAARLVHRNAFNVTAMAFTPEQLAEAIRRHIPEFEIDYSIDPVRQDIADSWPDMIDDTAAREEWGWRPQFDLPRMADEMLLRVGEKLRARAEIPALPR from the coding sequence ATGAAAGACATTCTGGTCACCGGCGCTCTCGGCCAGATCGGTTCGGAACTGATCGTGGCCTTAAGGCAGCAGTACGGCGATGCCCATGTGATCGCCACCGACATCCGCATGCCCGCCGACGTCACCTTGCGCGACTCCGGGCCGTTCGAATTCCTCGATTGCGTCGACCCTAACCACATCACCCGGGTGATGCAGATCTACAAGATCGACACCATCATCCATCTGGCGTCGCTTTTGTCCGCCGTCGCCGAGACCCGTCCCAATCAGGCCTGGCAGATCAATGTCAACGGCCTCTACAACATGCTTGAGGCAGCGCGTCAGTACAAATGCGCGTTGTTCTTCCCCAGTTCGATCGGCGCCTTCGGACGTTCCAGCCCCAAGTACAAGACGCCGCAGGACACCATCCAGCGGCCGGAGACGATGTACGGCGTGACGAAAGTCACCGGCGAATTGCTCTGCGACTACTATTTCAAGCGCTTCGGGGTCGACACCCGCGGCCTGCGATTCCCCGGCCTTATCTCCTACCTCACCGAGCCCGGCGGCGGCACCACTGACTACGCGGTCAAGATTTTCTATGCCGCCCTCAAGCACCGTCGCTACACCTGCTACCTGCGCAGCGACACGTCGCTGGACATGATGTACATGCCCGATGCCCTGCGCGCGGTGATGGAGCTGATGGAAGCCGACGCCGCGCGGCTCGTGCACCGCAACGCCTTCAACGTGACCGCGATGGCGTTCACCCCGGAGCAGTTGGCCGAAGCCATCCGCCGCCACATCCCCGAATTCGAGATCGACTACTCCATCGACCCGGTCCGCCAGGACATCGCCGACTCCTGGCCCGACATGATCGATGACACCGCCGCCCGCGAGGAATGGGGATGGCGTCCGCAGTTTGACCTGCCCCGCATGGCCGATGAAATGCTGTTGCGCGTCGGGGAGAAACTCCGGGCCCGGGCCGAAATCCCGGCCCTGCCACGGTAG
- a CDS encoding aldehyde dehydrogenase family protein, whose translation MNRAPELIQHATAAAMAFRGFDQAKTDAIVRAVYLAALDHRVDLAKLAHEETGIGKWEDKVIKNVIATQLVYDDIKKRKTVGVVGDDPRRGIVDVAQPLGPILAFIPVTNPTSTTIFKCLIALKTRNPIIFSPPGGGRRCTTAAAEICYQAALSAGAPEHCIQWLGKASEDTLQELMVNRRLALILATGTNSVVQKAAKSGTPTLGVGPGNVPVYIGRTADIPFAVRCIVESKTFDYGTICASEQAIVVKRQVSDEVIAEFKRQKAHFLSPEEIEKVGTIAYDPERGMMRPTVVGQSVQAIARSAGITVPDDAVLLIAKLDGVGPEYPLSAEILAPILAFYIEDDFEAGIYRCSEITRFGGTGHTAVIYSNTDERIEYFSRAIHAARILVNMPAAHGALGGIYNTLPPSFTLSCGAGANNFTTDNITVRHLLNIHRVTRRRPNPRWANFDSARFLDPALPAAQIEAEFNRNF comes from the coding sequence ATGAACCGCGCGCCCGAACTCATCCAGCATGCCACCGCCGCCGCGATGGCGTTTCGCGGTTTCGACCAGGCGAAGACCGATGCGATCGTCCGCGCCGTCTACCTCGCCGCCCTCGACCACCGCGTCGATCTGGCGAAACTGGCGCACGAGGAGACCGGCATCGGCAAGTGGGAAGACAAGGTGATCAAGAATGTCATCGCCACCCAGTTGGTTTACGATGACATCAAGAAGCGCAAGACGGTCGGCGTGGTGGGCGATGACCCGCGCCGCGGCATCGTCGATGTCGCGCAGCCGCTTGGTCCGATCCTTGCATTCATCCCCGTCACCAATCCGACCTCCACAACCATCTTCAAGTGCCTGATCGCGCTGAAGACCCGCAATCCGATCATCTTCAGCCCGCCGGGCGGGGGGCGGCGTTGCACCACCGCCGCGGCCGAGATTTGTTACCAGGCCGCCCTGTCCGCCGGCGCCCCGGAGCACTGCATTCAATGGCTGGGCAAGGCCTCCGAAGACACGCTCCAGGAACTGATGGTCAATCGCCGTCTGGCCCTGATCCTCGCCACCGGGACCAACTCCGTGGTCCAGAAGGCCGCCAAATCAGGCACCCCCACTCTCGGGGTCGGGCCGGGCAATGTGCCCGTCTACATCGGACGCACCGCCGATATCCCATTCGCGGTTCGCTGCATTGTCGAGTCCAAGACTTTTGATTACGGCACCATCTGCGCCAGCGAGCAGGCCATCGTGGTCAAGCGGCAGGTCTCCGACGAAGTGATCGCCGAATTCAAGCGGCAGAAGGCCCATTTCCTCTCGCCGGAGGAAATCGAAAAGGTCGGGACAATTGCCTATGATCCCGAGCGCGGGATGATGCGCCCGACCGTGGTCGGCCAGAGCGTGCAGGCGATTGCCCGCAGCGCCGGGATCACCGTTCCCGACGATGCCGTTCTGTTGATCGCCAAATTGGATGGCGTCGGTCCGGAGTATCCGCTGTCGGCCGAAATCCTCGCCCCCATCCTCGCGTTCTACATTGAAGACGATTTCGAGGCGGGCATCTACCGCTGTTCCGAAATCACGCGTTTCGGCGGCACCGGGCACACCGCGGTGATCTACTCCAACACCGACGAGCGGATCGAGTACTTTTCCCGCGCCATCCACGCCGCCCGGATTCTGGTCAACATGCCGGCCGCCCATGGGGCGCTGGGGGGGATCTACAACACCCTGCCCCCGTCGTTCACGCTCAGTTGCGGCGCCGGCGCCAACAACTTCACCACCGACAACATCACCGTCCGCCACCTGCTGAACATCCACCGCGTCACCCGCCGCCGTCCCAATCCGCGCTGGGCCAATTTTGACAGCGCCCGGTTTCTCGATCCCGCGCTCCCGGCGGCCCAGATCGAAGCGGAGTTCAACCGAAACTTCTAG
- a CDS encoding BMC domain-containing protein — translation MERQALGLIETVGLVGAMEAADAAAKASSIVVIRTEQTDPALVTIYIEGDLAAVQAAVEAGVNACLRLGRVHAHTVIPRPHDDLGGLIDRPNQKWRGRTASRGDAPSTAPEPSRLGRGTPDYDSMTVVALRSLARRRGDLPIAGREIALADKDTLLRLLRQADARRA, via the coding sequence ATGGAAAGGCAGGCGTTGGGGTTGATCGAGACAGTCGGGCTGGTCGGCGCGATGGAAGCCGCCGACGCCGCCGCCAAAGCTTCGTCGATTGTCGTCATCCGCACCGAACAGACCGATCCGGCGCTGGTCACCATCTATATAGAAGGCGATCTGGCGGCGGTGCAGGCCGCGGTTGAGGCCGGTGTCAATGCCTGTCTGCGGCTTGGCCGGGTCCATGCCCACACGGTCATCCCCCGTCCCCACGACGATCTCGGCGGGCTGATCGATCGTCCCAATCAGAAGTGGCGGGGACGCACCGCGTCGCGCGGCGATGCGCCGAGCACTGCCCCCGAACCATCCCGCCTCGGGCGCGGCACGCCGGACTATGACTCGATGACCGTGGTGGCGCTGCGCAGCCTGGCGCGCCGCCGCGGCGATCTGCCCATCGCCGGGCGTGAAATCGCCCTGGCCGACAAGGACACGCTCCTGCGCCTGTTGCGGCAGGCCGATGCCCGCCGCGCCTAA
- the prmC gene encoding peptide chain release factor N(5)-glutamine methyltransferase produces the protein MATIGEWRMRLRQELQPVAGEFAATDADAILGEVLSAHPTELTLRYREPVEPVEEAHLTALLVKRLSGSPLAYVLGHIEFYGLDFLCDERVLIPRPETEELVNVALRALPPPVSGAQPLVLEVGTGAGNIAVALAHQRPDLRLIATDLSGDALAVARENARRHGEDRRITFIQTRTLDGFGPVPRFDLIVSNPPYIPADDPAVQPSVHDYEPHIALYAGSDGTEILSELITQAHALLKPGGALACEIGFMQEQPLAALIARVPHWEAPVFHRSIAGFDRVLELRRLTTGLS, from the coding sequence ATGGCAACCATTGGCGAATGGCGGATGCGTCTGCGCCAGGAGTTGCAGCCCGTTGCCGGCGAGTTCGCCGCCACCGATGCCGACGCCATCCTCGGCGAAGTGCTCTCCGCCCATCCCACCGAGCTGACATTGCGCTACCGCGAGCCGGTCGAACCGGTCGAGGAGGCGCACCTGACCGCGCTTCTGGTCAAACGGCTTTCCGGCAGTCCGCTGGCGTATGTGCTCGGCCATATCGAATTCTATGGTCTCGATTTTCTCTGCGATGAGCGGGTGCTAATCCCCCGTCCGGAGACCGAGGAGTTGGTCAACGTCGCCCTGCGCGCGTTGCCCCCGCCTGTTTCCGGCGCGCAGCCGCTCGTCCTCGAAGTCGGCACCGGCGCCGGCAACATCGCCGTGGCGCTGGCGCATCAGCGCCCCGATCTGCGTCTGATCGCCACCGATCTGTCCGGGGATGCGTTGGCCGTCGCGCGCGAAAACGCACGCCGGCATGGCGAGGACCGCCGGATTACTTTCATCCAGACCCGTACCCTGGACGGATTCGGCCCCGTCCCGCGCTTCGACCTGATTGTCAGCAACCCGCCGTACATCCCGGCCGATGACCCCGCGGTGCAGCCATCCGTCCACGACTACGAGCCGCACATTGCCCTCTATGCCGGCTCCGACGGCACCGAGATCCTCTCCGAACTGATTACCCAGGCTCACGCGCTGCTCAAGCCGGGCGGCGCGCTGGCCTGTGAGATCGGATTCATGCAGGAGCAGCCGTTGGCCGCGCTGATCGCCCGTGTTCCCCATTGGGAGGCCCCTGTTTTCCACCGCAGCATCGCCGGCTTCGACCGGGTGCTGGAACTGCGCCGCCTGACAACTGGACTTTCCTGA
- a CDS encoding TldD/PmbA family protein: MLRARDQVFALLEAALARSPGEATELVYHENREATTRFAENLIHQNMDSTDARVIVRLVKDGKVAVASTNDLSDAGLAQVLDNAAQIASLLEPDASFPGLADPATATAVRAYFESTANDSPAARADAIRQIVDLAKPQGIQTAGLYQVETQAIAVANSKGVRHWHTETRAELSISASEDATTAQGWSIGAARDRTRLDAAQLGHVAIDKAMRSRNPEAIPAGDYTVILEPAAVGQMLLFLGFLAFSGKSFAQGRGVLSGKIGEKVTGDNITIYDDAFLPEYPGVPFDFEGTPKQKVALIENGIARGVVHDRRSARQAGVASTGHALPPDNARGPYPKNLVMSPGTASLDEMIASTARGILVTHFWYLNYLNPMKAQLTGSTRDGTFLIESGKITKPIRNLRATPAVLEVLSRAEMIGRDRVVYPQYSAVMYVPALKIAAFPFVEDTES; encoded by the coding sequence ATGCTGCGCGCGCGTGACCAGGTCTTTGCGCTGCTTGAGGCCGCGCTGGCGCGCTCGCCGGGCGAGGCCACCGAACTGGTCTACCACGAAAACCGCGAGGCCACCACCCGCTTCGCCGAGAACCTCATCCATCAGAACATGGATTCGACCGATGCGCGTGTGATTGTGCGTCTGGTCAAGGATGGCAAAGTCGCCGTCGCCTCCACCAACGATTTGTCCGATGCCGGACTGGCCCAAGTGTTGGACAATGCCGCGCAGATCGCGTCGCTTCTGGAACCCGATGCGTCGTTTCCCGGCCTGGCCGATCCGGCGACGGCGACAGCGGTCCGCGCGTACTTTGAATCCACGGCCAATGACTCCCCCGCGGCCCGTGCCGATGCCATCAGGCAGATCGTTGATTTGGCCAAGCCCCAGGGCATTCAGACCGCCGGGCTCTACCAGGTCGAGACCCAGGCCATCGCGGTTGCCAACTCGAAGGGCGTGCGCCATTGGCATACCGAGACGCGCGCCGAGTTGTCGATATCGGCCTCGGAGGATGCGACCACTGCGCAGGGCTGGTCGATCGGCGCGGCGCGTGATCGGACGCGCCTCGATGCTGCGCAACTGGGGCATGTCGCCATCGACAAGGCGATGCGTTCGCGCAATCCCGAGGCTATCCCCGCCGGCGATTACACCGTGATCCTCGAACCGGCCGCGGTCGGGCAGATGCTGCTGTTCCTCGGATTCCTGGCGTTCTCCGGCAAGTCGTTCGCGCAGGGCAGGGGAGTGCTGTCGGGTAAAATCGGGGAAAAGGTCACCGGCGACAACATCACCATCTACGATGACGCCTTTTTGCCCGAATACCCCGGCGTGCCCTTCGATTTCGAAGGCACACCCAAGCAAAAAGTCGCGTTGATCGAAAACGGCATCGCGCGCGGTGTTGTGCATGATCGTCGCAGCGCCCGCCAGGCCGGCGTCGCATCAACCGGCCATGCCCTGCCTCCCGACAACGCCCGTGGGCCCTATCCCAAAAACCTGGTCATGAGTCCCGGCACCGCCTCACTCGACGAGATGATCGCCTCCACCGCGCGCGGCATTCTCGTGACCCATTTCTGGTACCTGAACTACCTCAATCCGATGAAGGCGCAACTGACCGGCTCCACCCGCGATGGAACCTTCCTGATCGAAAGCGGCAAGATTACCAAGCCGATCCGTAATCTGCGTGCCACGCCGGCGGTGCTCGAGGTCCTGTCACGAGCGGAGATGATTGGCCGTGACCGGGTGGTGTATCCGCAGTACTCAGCAGTCATGTATGTGCCGGCGCTCAAAATCGCCGCATTTCCCTTCGTGGAGGATACCGAATCATGA
- a CDS encoding TldD/PmbA family protein: MATPRDIERAGERVANVKAAGLTYADFRAVRLTTEDLSLIDGKPDKIDRKTSFGFGVRVLVDGAWGFAALPGCDEDLARQALDTAIAIARASARLAAAPVQLAPITPVRGEYQTPFAQDPFAVPLPDKVDLMRRLDAALRQTPGITGTETFMSFRREEKWFYSTEGALITQTILHSGGGMSAAAMRSRREVGERSYPTSGGQHESGGYEVITGMNLEAACAQTAQEAVALLDAPVLGEQTATLILSGDLVSLQIHESIGHPLELDRVYGSERNFSGTSFATPEKRGSLRYAAEIVTVLSDPSAPGGLGTFGFDDDGVPAAAKPLIQNGLLVDYLSSRETAARLGTASTGAMRAESWMNLPLVRMTNMNLAPGSGTLAEMIAETDRGVLIATPASWSIDDRRENFQLGGEIAYEITGGKLGAIYKNPVYSGSTVEFWNSCDKIAGPADYRIWGTPNCGKGQPGQNMRTGQGAAPARFRNVKVGQTV; this comes from the coding sequence ATGGCCACTCCGCGCGACATCGAAAGAGCCGGCGAACGCGTCGCCAACGTCAAGGCGGCGGGGCTCACCTACGCCGACTTCCGCGCGGTGCGTCTGACCACCGAAGATCTCTCACTCATCGACGGCAAGCCCGACAAAATCGACCGCAAGACGTCCTTCGGCTTCGGTGTGCGTGTGCTGGTCGATGGCGCGTGGGGCTTTGCGGCGCTGCCCGGTTGCGATGAGGACCTCGCCCGTCAGGCGCTCGACACGGCCATCGCCATCGCCCGCGCCTCGGCGCGTCTGGCCGCCGCGCCCGTTCAACTGGCGCCGATCACACCGGTCCGGGGGGAGTATCAGACACCGTTTGCCCAGGACCCCTTCGCCGTCCCACTGCCGGATAAGGTCGATTTGATGCGACGGCTGGATGCCGCCTTGCGCCAGACCCCGGGCATCACCGGCACCGAGACATTCATGAGCTTCCGGCGCGAGGAGAAATGGTTCTATTCGACCGAGGGCGCGCTCATCACCCAGACCATTCTCCATTCCGGCGGTGGCATGAGCGCCGCGGCGATGCGCTCGCGCCGCGAGGTCGGCGAGCGGTCGTATCCGACCTCGGGCGGTCAGCACGAATCCGGCGGGTATGAGGTGATCACGGGCATGAACCTCGAGGCCGCCTGCGCTCAGACCGCGCAGGAGGCGGTCGCGTTGCTCGATGCGCCGGTGCTCGGTGAGCAGACCGCCACCCTCATCCTCTCCGGCGATCTGGTCTCTTTGCAGATTCATGAATCGATCGGCCATCCGCTGGAATTGGATCGCGTCTACGGTTCCGAGCGCAACTTCTCCGGCACCAGTTTCGCCACGCCGGAAAAACGCGGTTCATTGCGCTACGCCGCCGAGATCGTCACAGTGCTCTCCGATCCTTCGGCCCCCGGCGGGCTGGGAACATTCGGTTTCGACGATGACGGTGTCCCGGCGGCGGCGAAGCCGCTCATCCAAAACGGCCTCCTCGTCGACTATCTCTCCTCGCGCGAGACCGCGGCGCGTCTGGGAACCGCCTCCACCGGGGCGATGCGCGCCGAATCGTGGATGAACCTCCCGCTGGTGCGCATGACCAATATGAATCTCGCGCCGGGCAGCGGCACACTGGCGGAGATGATCGCCGAGACCGACCGTGGCGTTCTCATCGCCACCCCCGCAAGTTGGTCGATCGATGACCGGCGCGAGAATTTCCAGTTGGGCGGCGAGATCGCCTACGAAATCACCGGCGGCAAACTCGGCGCGATCTACAAAAACCCGGTCTACTCCGGCAGCACCGTCGAGTTCTGGAATTCCTGCGACAAGATCGCCGGCCCCGCGGACTATCGCATCTGGGGCACCCCCAACTGCGGCAAGGGGCAGCCGGGGCAGAACATGCGCACCGGCCAGGGGGCCGCGCCGGCGCGGTTCCGCAACGTCAAGGTGGGGCAGACCGTCTGA